A single genomic interval of uncultured Sphaerochaeta sp. harbors:
- a CDS encoding AraC family transcriptional regulator, with protein sequence MLGTLNKVMDYIEEHLSEELTAEDIARTSGIGDYHFRTVFYYLSGGISLSQYIRGRRLSQAGMALVQGESVTDVAYAYGYQSLDGFTRAFTAFSGMLPSEVRKKGVSKAYPKVTFKITVEGGERMDYRIEEKPACKIVGVSRRVPMQFEGVNNAIVELARSITEEQRKEMHSLQNIEPYHILNASYEADAKFMKEEGCLTHMIGVLTTKEDISEQLEWVALPASLWAVFPSEGAFPRVLQQTMASIYAHWLPSSDFELLELPSFSWSDIEGNTAKSEIWIPVKKRETKMH encoded by the coding sequence ATGCTTGGAACGTTGAACAAGGTCATGGATTACATTGAGGAACACCTCTCTGAAGAGCTGACGGCGGAAGATATTGCCCGGACCTCTGGTATTGGAGATTATCATTTTAGAACGGTCTTCTACTATCTCTCCGGTGGAATTTCCCTCTCCCAGTACATCAGGGGGAGACGGTTATCCCAGGCTGGGATGGCGCTGGTCCAGGGAGAAAGTGTTACCGACGTTGCCTATGCCTATGGATACCAGTCCTTGGATGGGTTTACCAGAGCCTTTACAGCGTTCAGCGGCATGTTGCCTTCCGAAGTAAGAAAGAAGGGTGTGAGCAAAGCTTACCCAAAGGTAACTTTCAAGATTACCGTAGAGGGAGGAGAACGTATGGACTACCGAATTGAAGAGAAACCGGCATGTAAGATTGTCGGCGTGAGTCGGCGGGTGCCGATGCAGTTTGAGGGAGTGAATAATGCCATTGTGGAATTGGCAAGAAGCATTACCGAGGAACAGAGGAAGGAGATGCACTCCTTACAGAACATTGAACCGTATCATATACTGAATGCTTCCTATGAGGCAGATGCCAAGTTCATGAAAGAAGAAGGTTGCCTGACCCATATGATCGGGGTTTTGACTACCAAGGAAGATATAAGCGAGCAGCTGGAATGGGTTGCACTTCCGGCATCGCTTTGGGCAGTGTTTCCTAGTGAGGGTGCATTTCCCCGCGTGTTGCAGCAGACCATGGCATCAATTTATGCACATTGGCTTCCTTCCTCAGATTTTGAACTCCTCGAATTACCTTCGTTCAGCTGGAGCGATATCGAGGGAAATACTGCGAAGAGTGAAATTTGGATTCCTGTGAAAAAAAGAGAAACCAAGATGCACTGA
- a CDS encoding glutamine synthetase III, with protein MKERADQYFGSMVFGDEKMREYLSKDTYRQLKETIRVGKELNLEIANQVAHAMKEWAMAEGATHYCHWFQPMTSITAEKHESFLVPSSEGTALMEFSGKELIKGEPDASSFPSGGLRATFEARGYTAWDPSSYAFIKENTLCIPTAFCSYSGEVLDKKTPLLRSMEVISSEAIRILKLFGRSDVKRVVTTVGPEQEYFLVDKDLYLQRKDLIHTGRTLVGARPPKGQELEDHYFGNLKSRVSAFMQELDEELWKLGIFAKTEHNEVAPSQHELAPVFTTSNLAVDQNQLTMEMMKKIADKHGLVCLLHEKPFAGVNGSGKHNNWSISTDTGLNLLEPGDNPKDNAQFLLFLVAVIAAVDEYQDLLRVSVASAGNDHRLGANEAPPAIVSMFLGEELTEILDSLADGTDCPNKERSSMLLGVNLLPPFPKDTTDRNRTSPFAFTGNKFEFRMLGSSFSVSGPNFVLNTIIAEQLSRFADQLEKAKDFACDLSALVKETYSKHRRIVFNGNNYAPEWVEEANKRGLLNLVSTPEALPTFIHAKNVALFEKFGVLSSSEMHSRYEIVLENYCKTINIEALTLVDMMRKQVLPALSAFSGTLAKSFLDKKAAVSSLSLSYEAGLITELSNLADGLDKEVSLLEQQLLEARMVEDISSESHFYHDTVLSQMAQVRSLCDTAELLTDQQYWPIPTYESLLYSV; from the coding sequence ATGAAAGAGCGAGCAGATCAGTATTTTGGGAGTATGGTGTTTGGGGACGAGAAGATGAGGGAGTATCTATCCAAGGACACCTACCGGCAGCTGAAAGAGACCATCAGGGTTGGAAAGGAGCTGAATCTGGAGATTGCCAACCAGGTTGCCCATGCCATGAAGGAGTGGGCTATGGCTGAAGGGGCTACCCATTACTGTCACTGGTTCCAGCCCATGACCAGTATCACCGCAGAGAAACATGAGAGTTTCTTGGTTCCTTCCTCTGAAGGTACTGCCCTTATGGAGTTCAGTGGAAAAGAGTTGATCAAGGGAGAACCTGACGCATCCTCGTTCCCTTCCGGTGGTCTCAGGGCAACTTTTGAGGCTCGTGGGTATACCGCCTGGGACCCTTCCAGCTATGCCTTCATCAAGGAGAATACACTCTGCATTCCTACTGCATTCTGCTCCTACAGCGGCGAAGTACTGGATAAGAAGACTCCTTTACTCCGTTCGATGGAAGTCATCAGCAGTGAGGCCATCAGGATTCTGAAGCTTTTTGGACGGAGTGATGTGAAGCGTGTGGTGACCACTGTAGGTCCAGAGCAGGAGTACTTCTTGGTGGATAAAGATCTCTACCTACAGCGTAAGGACTTGATTCACACCGGTCGTACCCTTGTAGGGGCACGCCCACCTAAGGGACAAGAGTTGGAGGACCACTACTTCGGCAATCTCAAGAGTCGCGTCTCTGCCTTCATGCAGGAACTGGATGAGGAGCTTTGGAAGCTTGGCATCTTTGCGAAGACCGAGCATAACGAGGTCGCTCCCAGCCAGCATGAGCTTGCTCCAGTCTTTACCACAAGCAACCTTGCCGTCGATCAGAACCAGCTGACCATGGAGATGATGAAGAAGATTGCCGACAAGCATGGTCTTGTCTGTTTGCTGCACGAGAAACCGTTTGCCGGGGTGAATGGTTCAGGGAAGCACAACAACTGGTCAATTTCGACCGACACAGGACTGAATCTTCTGGAACCGGGAGACAATCCCAAGGACAATGCACAATTCCTCCTTTTTCTTGTAGCGGTAATCGCGGCTGTGGATGAGTACCAGGATCTGCTTCGTGTTTCGGTAGCCAGTGCAGGGAATGACCACCGCCTCGGTGCAAACGAAGCCCCTCCGGCTATTGTCAGCATGTTCCTCGGCGAGGAACTGACTGAGATCCTCGATTCCCTTGCTGATGGAACTGATTGCCCGAACAAGGAAAGATCCTCCATGCTCCTAGGCGTCAACCTCCTTCCACCATTTCCCAAGGATACCACCGACCGAAACCGTACCAGTCCATTTGCCTTTACCGGCAATAAGTTCGAGTTCCGTATGCTTGGTTCCTCGTTCTCGGTCTCTGGTCCCAACTTTGTCCTCAATACAATTATTGCAGAGCAGCTCTCCCGGTTTGCCGACCAGTTGGAGAAGGCCAAGGATTTTGCCTGCGACCTCTCTGCATTGGTGAAAGAGACCTACAGCAAGCACCGAAGAATCGTCTTCAATGGTAACAACTATGCACCTGAGTGGGTTGAAGAGGCAAATAAGCGAGGGCTGTTGAATCTGGTTAGTACCCCTGAGGCCCTTCCTACCTTCATCCATGCGAAAAACGTTGCGCTCTTTGAGAAGTTTGGGGTGCTCTCCTCCTCGGAGATGCATAGCCGATATGAAATAGTTCTGGAAAACTACTGCAAGACGATCAACATCGAAGCACTTACGCTCGTCGATATGATGAGAAAGCAAGTGCTCCCTGCATTGAGCGCATTCAGCGGAACGCTGGCGAAGAGCTTTCTGGATAAGAAAGCAGCAGTCTCCTCCCTCTCCCTTTCTTATGAGGCTGGGTTGATCACTGAGCTGAGTAATCTTGCTGATGGTTTGGATAAGGAAGTATCACTGTTGGAGCAGCAGCTTCTGGAAGCGAGGATGGTGGAAGATATAAGCAGTGAGAGCCACTTCTATCATGATACGGTCCTCTCCCAGATGGCACAGGTCCGCTCCCTGTGTGATACTGCCGAGCTTCTCACAGACCAGCAGTATTGGCCGATTCCTACCTACGAGTCACTTCTGTATTCAGTGTAA
- a CDS encoding diguanylate cyclase, whose protein sequence is MKTKAKQEQSISLLDDISRSLFNTIPDPFIVVGEDGTYLEVLGGTERSLYDDGIPLKGKNIYSFMPKDFADFFMDQVHHTLEAGMLNSFDYQLETEDVTLTTKNGPGGNQWFEARMYPLEKPYQGQRAVTVMIINITERRNLHKQLRDLSNVDPLTGLYNRRYFLQRVSLHLQEAGKAHILICDIDHFKEINDTHGHLAGDAVLQEFAARSKEVIKHSKAIARYGGDEFVIAVTNKSDEEAVQIAEELRMRVASAAFFFQDLALNVHISIGVARVEGPDLDSSSLISKADIALYKAKESGRNHVCLFTPSMRES, encoded by the coding sequence ATGAAAACGAAGGCGAAACAAGAACAGAGTATTTCTCTTCTTGATGACATTTCAAGGTCGCTGTTCAACACCATTCCAGACCCTTTTATTGTGGTGGGTGAGGATGGAACGTATCTTGAGGTACTCGGAGGAACGGAGCGCTCGCTCTATGATGATGGAATTCCCCTCAAGGGTAAGAATATCTATTCATTCATGCCCAAGGATTTTGCTGACTTTTTCATGGACCAAGTACACCATACCCTGGAAGCAGGTATGCTCAACTCCTTCGACTACCAATTGGAAACCGAGGATGTAACCCTGACCACCAAGAATGGACCGGGGGGGAATCAGTGGTTTGAGGCTCGCATGTATCCATTGGAGAAACCGTATCAAGGACAGCGGGCAGTGACCGTGATGATCATCAACATCACGGAGAGAAGGAACCTCCATAAACAACTCAGGGATCTCTCCAATGTTGATCCCCTTACCGGTTTGTATAATCGTCGATACTTCCTGCAACGTGTTTCCCTGCATCTGCAGGAAGCGGGGAAAGCCCACATCCTCATCTGTGATATCGACCACTTCAAGGAGATCAACGACACCCATGGTCACCTGGCAGGGGATGCGGTGCTTCAGGAATTTGCAGCCCGTTCCAAGGAAGTTATCAAACACAGCAAGGCAATTGCGCGATATGGTGGAGATGAGTTTGTCATCGCGGTGACAAACAAGAGTGATGAAGAGGCAGTACAAATCGCTGAAGAGCTGAGAATGAGGGTGGCTTCAGCGGCATTCTTCTTCCAGGATCTTGCATTGAATGTTCATATCTCAATCGGTGTTGCCCGGGTAGAAGGACCGGATTTGGATTCCTCCTCCCTTATCAGCAAAGCTGATATTGCTTTGTATAAAGCAAAAGAGTCGGGAAGAAACCACGTGTGTCTCTTTACCCCCTCAATGAGGGAATCATGA
- a CDS encoding HD domain-containing phosphohydrolase, with translation MMVNVLFNIAMLLTLSVFFATYPFKNPRKLYSYHILVGIVIGVVGIMVMLNPFILEEGVVFDSRSILIVVSGMVFGLIPTLIGSSMMAVFRVLSGGSGIYAGLATIITSTIVGVLWHHFRYTVVVERRSHINIEFYLVGVLDHLIMLLCMMLMPLPVRSQVFSEMTFPILVFYPIGTYLLCLLLFSQVYRLEDIASLRKSEHQFKTIFEKAPIGMSLTNLRTGRIQSINQSYLDILGYTREEMLGHTWAEFSHPEDVQMSNQITQKMFSGEEDSFVFDKRFLKKDGSTIWANLSLCVFPEDAFVDRNSLCMTVDITKRKLAEKRILYASTHDALTDLYDRVEFERVISNMSLEGNLPLSVVFADMNRLRIINEAFGREQGNRILKQVAILLRETFPDCPNLFRVGGDEFALLLPGYTANECEPCLEDVVEKVSTFRVMDAVAPSISFGLYVVEDASFDLNEAVKLAEKHLATQKLLDSPQMQGKAVYAIINTLHEKNKREEAHSRRVSELSEQLGRAYGLSERSCNELRLVGLLHDIGKIAIAENILNKDGKLSPLEWEEMKRHAEIGFRILSSVEDMQALAPYVLAHHEHFDGTGYPKAIRGESIPLQSRMIAIADAFDAMTSERTYRKAVSAGEAAKEIKKCAGTQFDPLLAKLFIEQVLALSYDPL, from the coding sequence ATGATGGTTAATGTATTATTCAACATTGCCATGCTCTTAACCCTCAGTGTCTTTTTCGCTACTTATCCATTCAAGAATCCAAGAAAACTCTATTCCTACCATATCCTGGTCGGGATTGTTATCGGTGTAGTTGGCATCATGGTGATGCTCAACCCATTCATTCTCGAGGAAGGTGTTGTGTTCGACTCAAGATCCATCCTCATCGTTGTCTCGGGTATGGTTTTTGGTTTGATACCGACGCTTATCGGAAGTAGTATGATGGCCGTCTTCAGGGTTTTGAGTGGGGGAAGTGGCATCTATGCTGGTTTGGCGACCATCATAACCAGTACGATTGTTGGAGTTCTTTGGCATCATTTCCGTTATACGGTTGTGGTCGAGAGACGTAGTCATATCAATATTGAGTTCTATCTTGTGGGTGTTTTAGATCATCTTATCATGCTGCTCTGCATGATGCTAATGCCTTTACCGGTTAGAAGCCAGGTCTTCTCTGAGATGACCTTTCCCATCTTGGTTTTCTATCCGATAGGAACCTACCTGCTCTGTCTCCTTCTCTTCAGCCAGGTCTACCGTTTGGAAGATATTGCTTCTCTGAGAAAAAGCGAGCATCAATTCAAGACCATCTTTGAAAAAGCACCGATCGGGATGTCCCTTACCAATCTCAGGACAGGGAGGATTCAGAGTATCAACCAGAGTTATCTGGATATCCTGGGATATACCAGAGAGGAGATGCTTGGTCATACGTGGGCGGAATTCTCACATCCTGAGGATGTACAGATGAGTAATCAAATCACGCAGAAGATGTTCAGTGGGGAAGAGGATTCCTTTGTCTTCGATAAGCGCTTCCTGAAGAAGGATGGTTCAACCATCTGGGCCAATCTATCCCTCTGCGTATTTCCTGAGGATGCGTTTGTTGATAGAAACAGTCTTTGCATGACCGTCGATATTACCAAGAGAAAGCTTGCTGAGAAGAGGATTCTCTATGCCTCTACCCATGATGCGCTCACCGATCTGTATGACCGGGTGGAGTTCGAGCGGGTTATCAGCAATATGTCCCTAGAGGGGAATCTCCCTTTGAGTGTGGTATTTGCTGATATGAATCGTCTCAGGATCATCAACGAGGCCTTCGGCAGGGAGCAAGGGAACAGAATCCTGAAACAGGTCGCTATCCTGTTGCGGGAAACCTTCCCTGATTGTCCAAACCTTTTCAGGGTAGGGGGCGATGAGTTTGCACTCTTGCTGCCTGGATATACTGCAAATGAGTGTGAGCCCTGTCTCGAGGATGTAGTAGAGAAGGTATCAACATTCAGGGTTATGGATGCTGTTGCACCCTCGATCAGTTTTGGGCTCTATGTCGTGGAGGATGCCTCGTTTGACCTGAATGAGGCGGTGAAGTTGGCTGAGAAACACCTAGCCACCCAGAAATTGCTCGATAGTCCCCAGATGCAGGGAAAAGCTGTCTATGCCATCATCAACACGCTCCATGAGAAAAATAAGCGGGAAGAGGCTCATTCAAGGCGAGTCAGTGAACTCAGTGAACAGCTGGGAAGAGCGTATGGGCTCAGTGAGCGTTCGTGTAACGAGTTGCGTCTGGTAGGCCTTTTGCATGATATCGGTAAAATTGCTATTGCTGAAAATATACTCAACAAGGATGGGAAGCTGTCCCCTCTGGAATGGGAGGAGATGAAACGGCATGCCGAGATCGGCTTCCGTATACTGAGCTCAGTTGAGGATATGCAAGCATTGGCGCCCTATGTGCTTGCCCATCATGAGCATTTTGATGGAACTGGATATCCCAAGGCTATACGTGGGGAGTCAATTCCCTTGCAATCCAGGATGATTGCAATTGCCGATGCCTTTGATGCGATGACCAGTGAAAGAACCTACCGTAAGGCAGTCTCCGCCGGTGAAGCGGCAAAGGAGATCAAAAAATGCGCTGGGACCCAGTTTGATCCATTGCTCGCTAAACTCTTTATCGAACAGGTACTTGCTCTTTCCTATGACCCGCTTTAG
- a CDS encoding cytidylate kinase-like family protein: MGVITISRQIGSEGTFIAKQVAEQLGLSFVDKQDIEKVMHEYGFSGFDEVYDSLPTFWERFDQHRYRTVDFLLAVMRAFAKVGNVVMLGRGGFGLLQGYTDVLNVRIKAPLEVRVQRKQKERGGTEEQARKALIDQELVRTSFVQSDLQYNQRDVSLFDLVLDTGIVPPETATLWIADAYQQLMRRPRIDAKTSRADLVVDDVLLKLVEKMLGREAR; this comes from the coding sequence ATGGGAGTCATTACTATTTCCCGTCAGATTGGTAGTGAAGGAACCTTCATCGCCAAGCAAGTGGCCGAGCAACTGGGGCTTTCCTTCGTGGACAAGCAAGATATCGAGAAAGTCATGCATGAGTATGGCTTTAGTGGGTTTGACGAAGTCTATGACAGTCTGCCCACATTCTGGGAACGATTTGACCAACACCGATACCGGACAGTAGATTTCCTGCTTGCAGTCATGCGCGCATTTGCCAAGGTTGGCAATGTAGTCATGCTCGGTAGAGGAGGGTTTGGTCTCCTGCAAGGCTATACTGACGTCCTGAATGTACGGATCAAGGCTCCGCTTGAGGTGAGGGTCCAGAGAAAACAGAAAGAGCGGGGTGGAACTGAAGAGCAGGCAAGGAAGGCACTTATTGACCAGGAGCTGGTGAGGACATCCTTTGTCCAGTCCGACCTGCAGTATAACCAACGCGATGTTTCTCTCTTTGATTTGGTCCTTGATACCGGTATTGTTCCACCGGAGACAGCGACGCTTTGGATTGCTGATGCCTATCAGCAATTGATGAGACGGCCACGAATAGATGCAAAAACCAGCCGAGCAGATCTTGTGGTTGATGATGTACTGCTCAAACTCGTTGAGAAGATGCTTGGCAGAGAGGCAAGATGA
- a CDS encoding GNAT family N-acetyltransferase has protein sequence MDVIKTLSRKGGSTYIDLIEPLEEGIAEVLIADEDGILLHVRDATYAVALFNPAAADTYAVALSHCKEPISVHSGPIVPALQKRGLGVSLECVQAVYLLAQPLIEDESIFIRPLEERDLPVVLHHYKHGDEEYIRERYEAGVMIAAEIDGNLAGFMGRHVECAMGLLEVLPQYRRRHVGEALERAYINRLIAQGTTPYCHVEVANKASLSLQKKLGLVFSSELIYWFN, from the coding sequence ATGGATGTAATCAAGACACTCTCCAGGAAGGGGGGGTCTACCTATATCGATTTGATCGAGCCACTGGAAGAGGGTATAGCAGAAGTCCTCATTGCAGATGAAGATGGAATATTGCTCCATGTTCGGGATGCAACCTATGCGGTGGCATTGTTCAACCCAGCAGCGGCAGACACCTATGCAGTGGCGCTCTCTCATTGCAAGGAGCCCATCTCAGTGCATAGCGGACCGATTGTTCCTGCACTTCAGAAGAGAGGTCTTGGTGTCTCCCTGGAGTGCGTCCAGGCTGTGTATCTTTTGGCACAACCACTTATCGAGGATGAGTCCATCTTTATCCGCCCTCTTGAGGAGAGAGATCTACCTGTTGTGTTGCATCACTACAAACATGGCGATGAAGAATATATCCGTGAACGATACGAGGCAGGGGTCATGATCGCTGCAGAGATCGATGGCAATCTAGCTGGGTTCATGGGCAGGCATGTCGAATGTGCGATGGGTCTCTTGGAAGTGTTGCCCCAGTACCGGAGGAGGCATGTGGGGGAGGCATTGGAGAGAGCATATATCAATAGGTTGATCGCTCAAGGAACTACCCCATATTGCCACGTTGAGGTGGCAAATAAAGCCTCTCTATCACTTCAGAAAAAGCTTGGATTGGTATTTTCTTCAGAGTTGATATATTGGTTTAATTAA
- the argC gene encoding N-acetyl-gamma-glutamyl-phosphate reductase, producing MLQVGVIGATGYAGSQLVALLVNHPSVEITYLASHSYSGKRFSEIYPSLEGGCDLVLEEEDIEEASKRCSVLFLALPHGMASHKVNREILERCIIIDLGADYRLNDSSVYESWYKTNHGSKDLLSEAVYGLCELHRERIETANLIANPGCYTTCSILTLAPLVAEKLVDPASLIIDSASGVSGAGRSEKLGSLFCEVNESYKAYGVTNHRHTPEIEQELSELSGSELMVQFTPHLVPMHRGILSTCYANLKDGVSEAEVTSAYQKWYADERFVRLMGSSLPETRFVKNTNMCAIGWKVDERTNRVIAIGAIDNLVKGAAGQAVQNMNIRCNLGEETALASTVASPL from the coding sequence ATGCTACAAGTTGGAGTCATTGGTGCTACAGGCTATGCGGGGTCACAGTTGGTAGCCCTCTTGGTAAATCATCCCTCCGTGGAAATAACCTACCTTGCCTCACACTCCTACAGCGGAAAGCGTTTCAGTGAGATATATCCCTCTCTTGAGGGAGGGTGTGACCTGGTCCTGGAAGAGGAAGATATTGAGGAAGCGAGCAAGCGGTGCTCTGTCCTGTTTCTTGCCCTTCCCCACGGGATGGCGAGTCATAAGGTAAACCGGGAAATACTGGAGCGTTGTATCATCATCGACCTCGGAGCCGATTATCGACTCAATGACAGCAGTGTCTATGAATCCTGGTACAAGACTAATCACGGGAGCAAGGATTTGCTCAGTGAGGCTGTCTATGGACTGTGCGAACTGCATCGTGAGCGCATTGAAACAGCAAATCTGATCGCCAATCCTGGTTGCTATACCACCTGCAGTATTCTCACCTTGGCTCCCTTGGTAGCTGAAAAGCTGGTTGATCCAGCTTCCCTGATCATTGACAGCGCCAGTGGTGTCAGTGGTGCCGGTCGCTCTGAGAAGCTTGGCTCACTCTTTTGTGAGGTCAACGAGTCATACAAGGCATACGGGGTGACGAATCACCGCCATACCCCGGAGATTGAACAGGAGTTGAGCGAGCTGAGCGGTAGTGAACTTATGGTGCAATTCACTCCTCATCTGGTTCCCATGCACCGTGGGATTCTCTCTACCTGCTATGCCAACCTGAAGGATGGGGTCAGTGAAGCAGAGGTAACCTCGGCATACCAGAAGTGGTACGCTGACGAGAGGTTTGTTCGTTTGATGGGATCATCTCTTCCTGAGACCCGATTTGTAAAGAATACTAACATGTGCGCTATCGGCTGGAAGGTTGATGAGAGAACCAATCGTGTTATTGCAATCGGAGCAATCGATAACCTGGTCAAAGGAGCTGCCGGCCAAGCCGTGCAGAATATGAATATCCGGTGCAACCTGGGTGAAGAGACAGCTCTTGCCTCCACGGTTGCCAGCCCCCTGTAA
- the argJ gene encoding bifunctional ornithine acetyltransferase/N-acetylglutamate synthase, producing the protein MQIVDGGVTAASGFSANGVACGVKKRKKDLALVYSEVPCSFAGSFTTNLVKAAPVLWDQKLVSSSLQAQAIVINSGNANACTAEQGEKDAHAMAVHTAKTLGLQPEEVLVCSTGVIGLPLPMDKIIKGIDDCAKVLDTSRSGAEEAAKAILTTDTFTKEVTVSLEIDGKQVTIGGMAKGSGMIHPNMATMLSFITTDATIDKAVLQELLGSSIRDTYNMISVDGDTSTNDTVLVLANGKSGCSTLSPSHSQWEAFTEAFLYVHKELAKAIVRDGEGAGKFLEVTVKGAKDKETAQILARSIISSNLVKTAFFGSDANWGRILCAMGYSGAEFNPLAVDLFFSSSKGTIQVVSAGTPLAFDEHTAKGILMERDVQTLATLTDGEGEGTAWGCDLSYEYVRINGDYRS; encoded by the coding sequence ATGCAAATAGTAGACGGTGGCGTTACTGCTGCCTCTGGATTTTCAGCCAATGGCGTAGCCTGCGGTGTCAAGAAACGCAAAAAGGACCTTGCCTTGGTATACAGTGAGGTTCCCTGTAGTTTTGCAGGATCTTTTACCACCAACTTGGTGAAAGCAGCCCCGGTTCTCTGGGACCAGAAGCTGGTCTCCTCTTCCCTCCAGGCACAAGCTATTGTGATCAATAGTGGGAATGCCAATGCATGTACTGCAGAGCAAGGAGAGAAGGATGCCCATGCCATGGCCGTGCATACGGCAAAGACCTTGGGTTTGCAACCTGAGGAGGTATTGGTATGTTCCACCGGTGTTATAGGGCTTCCCTTGCCCATGGATAAAATCATTAAGGGTATTGATGATTGTGCAAAGGTTCTCGATACCTCGAGATCGGGAGCTGAGGAAGCGGCAAAGGCAATACTAACTACCGATACCTTCACCAAAGAAGTCACAGTTTCGCTTGAGATTGATGGGAAACAGGTAACCATCGGGGGTATGGCAAAAGGATCGGGGATGATTCATCCCAACATGGCCACCATGCTCAGCTTCATTACCACTGATGCAACCATTGACAAGGCGGTTCTCCAGGAGCTGCTTGGCTCCTCCATCCGTGACACCTACAATATGATCAGTGTGGATGGGGATACCTCCACCAATGATACTGTCCTGGTGCTTGCCAATGGAAAGAGTGGGTGTAGCACCCTCTCTCCATCCCACAGCCAGTGGGAGGCCTTCACCGAAGCCTTCCTGTATGTGCATAAGGAACTTGCAAAGGCAATTGTTCGTGATGGGGAAGGGGCTGGAAAGTTCCTTGAGGTAACGGTCAAGGGAGCAAAGGACAAGGAAACAGCCCAGATTCTTGCTCGCTCGATCATCAGCAGCAATCTGGTAAAGACGGCCTTTTTTGGTAGTGATGCAAACTGGGGACGGATTCTGTGTGCCATGGGCTATAGTGGAGCTGAATTCAATCCACTTGCTGTTGACCTCTTTTTTTCCTCTTCCAAGGGGACGATACAGGTAGTCTCAGCAGGGACTCCCCTTGCCTTTGATGAGCACACAGCAAAGGGAATCCTGATGGAAAGGGATGTGCAGACACTTGCAACCTTGACAGACGGAGAAGGGGAAGGCACAGCTTGGGGCTGTGACCTTTCCTACGAATATGTGCGGATCAATGGAGATTATAGAAGCTGA
- the argB gene encoding acetylglutamate kinase, with amino-acid sequence MKHRMANEILKAEVLIEAIPYIRTFAGSIVVVKYGGSAMVDEQLKKSVIQDIAMLKYIGLKPVVIHGGGKEITNLLDRLGKKSEFLDGLRVTDAETAQVAEMVLSGSIGKSLVSELEQVGISAVGISGKDGRTLLCSKKLDDKGRDLGYVGHVEKVDTSLLETLLSNNFVPVVSPVGVDEEGNTYNINADYAASAVAGSLSAQKLVFLTDVEGILKDKDDPSSIMRALSTRQAEEYIQDGTINGGMIPKVQCCLDGLEKGVSSVHVLDGRVPHAILLEIFTTRGIGTMVTKEERS; translated from the coding sequence ATGAAACACAGGATGGCAAACGAAATCCTCAAGGCTGAGGTGCTTATCGAGGCGATTCCTTACATCAGGACATTCGCCGGCAGTATTGTCGTGGTCAAATATGGTGGTTCTGCCATGGTTGATGAGCAACTGAAGAAGTCGGTTATCCAAGATATTGCGATGCTCAAATACATCGGTTTGAAACCTGTGGTAATCCACGGCGGGGGCAAGGAGATTACCAACCTGCTCGACCGTCTGGGTAAGAAGAGCGAGTTCCTTGATGGACTGCGTGTAACCGATGCTGAGACAGCACAGGTAGCTGAGATGGTGCTCAGTGGATCCATTGGTAAGAGCCTGGTCAGTGAGCTGGAGCAGGTAGGCATCAGTGCCGTTGGCATCAGTGGCAAGGATGGAAGAACCCTGCTCTGTTCAAAGAAGTTGGATGATAAGGGGCGAGATCTTGGGTATGTTGGCCATGTGGAGAAGGTAGACACCAGTCTCCTTGAGACCCTGCTTTCCAACAACTTCGTACCGGTTGTCTCCCCGGTTGGGGTTGATGAGGAAGGTAATACCTACAATATCAATGCCGATTATGCGGCCAGTGCTGTTGCAGGTTCCCTCTCTGCGCAGAAGTTGGTGTTCCTCACCGATGTGGAAGGTATTCTCAAGGACAAGGATGATCCCTCCTCCATCATGCGCGCATTGAGTACAAGACAAGCTGAAGAGTACATACAGGATGGTACGATCAATGGCGGTATGATCCCCAAGGTGCAGTGTTGTCTTGATGGATTGGAGAAAGGGGTGAGCAGTGTTCACGTACTTGATGGCAGGGTTCCCCACGCCATCCTGCTTGAGATATTCACCACAAGGGGAATCGGGACCATGGTCACCAAGGAGGAACGCTCATGA